One Molothrus aeneus isolate 106 chromosome 29, BPBGC_Maene_1.0, whole genome shotgun sequence genomic region harbors:
- the TM2D2 gene encoding TM2 domain-containing protein 2, which yields MAPPVGYALLCGQAALLLGNLLLLHGRGLPGNDTEPREMPPGPPAAAWAYSDPRAPLVLCTYLPDEFVECEEPVDHGGNATAQQELGHGCVKFGGQAHGEVDHTRVQCRALDGIECAEPRSFLRGSRPCVKYTGHYFITTLLYSFFLGCFGVDRFCLGHTGTAVGKLLTLGGLGIWWFVDLILLITGGLMPSDGSNWCTVY from the exons ATGGCGCCGCCCGTGGGGTACGCGCTGCTGTGCGGGCAGGCCGCGCTCCTGCTCGggaacctgctgctgctgcacggCCGCGGCCTCCCGGGCAACGACACCGAGCCCCGGGAGAtgccgccggggccgcccgccgccgcctgGGCTTACAGCGATCCGCGGGCGCCGCTCGTCCTCTGCACCTACCT CCCCGATGAGTTCGTGGAGTGCGAGGAGCCGGTGGACCACGGCGGGAACGCCAcggcacagcaggagctgggccacGGCTGCGTGAAG TTCGGCGGCCAGGCCCACGGCGAGGTGGATCACACGCGAGTGCAGTGCCGGGCGCTGGACGGCATCGAGTGCGCCGAGCCGCGGAGCTTCCTGCGGGGCAGCCGGCCCTGCGTCAA GTACACCGGCCACTACTTCATCACCACTCTGCTCTACTCCTTCTTCCTGGGCTGCTTCGGAGTGGATCGGTTCTGCCTGGGCCACACCGGCACCGCCGTGGGGAAGCTGCTGACCCTGGGGGGCCTGGGCATCTGGTGGTTTGTGGATCTGATTCTGCTCATCACCGGGGGGCTGATGCCCAGTGATGGCAGCAACTGGTGCACGGTGTACtga